Genomic segment of Sodaliphilus pleomorphus:
AGAGGAGTTTGTGCACTTTGCCATAGGGCCCGGCTCGCCGCTGGTGGGCCGCACACTGGCCCAGGCGCAGCTGCGCGAGCGCTACAAGTCGCTGCTGGTGGCCATCGAGCGCGACGACGACGTGTATATCAGTCCCACGCCCGATGTGGTCTTCAACGCGGGCGACACGCTGTGGATCGTGGGCGACCCCGTCGAGCTCAAGGCGCTGCATTGACATCCTGCCCCCCTCCAAGCACGTGCGTGTTTTTGTGCTGTTGTGCAAAAAGTATTATCTTTGTGATTCCAATAGAAGTAACAAGAGGAGATTGAAAGAAATGTCAAGAAACGAAAAAGAGTTGCAGGGCGTCACGCTGCTGGGCAATCAAGGCACCAAGTATCAATTCGACTACCGTCCCGACGTGCTGGAGACTTTTGTCAACAAGCACCCCGACAATGAGTACTTGGTCACATTCGACTGTCCCGAGTTCACAAGCCTGTGCCCAAAGACGGGGCAGCCCGACTTCGGGCGCATTGTCATCAACTACATTCCGCGCGAGCGCATGGTGGAGAGCAAGAGCTTGAAGCTTTACTTGTTCAGCTTCCGCAACCACGGCGACTTCCATGAGGATTGTGTCAATATCATCATGAAAGACCTGATCAAGCTCATGGATCCCAAGTATATCGAGGTGCGCGGCATCTTCAACCCCCGCGGCGGCATCTCTATCTACCCCTTTGCCAACTATGGCGACGACCAGCATCAAGACCTGGTCAAGGCCCGCTTGCTGGCCAGCTTCGACCCGGTCAAACGTTAAACTTCACATTTTGCATTATGGCTAAAGACGCAGTAATCATCACATCGGGCGGCATGGACAGTACCACGCTGCTCTACGAGTATAAAGACGAGATAGCTCTCGCCATCACATTTGATTATGGCTCTACCCAGAACGGGCGCGAGCGCGTGTGCGCAGTCACCCATTGCCAGCGTTTGGGCATCAAGCACATCATCATTCCGCTCGAGTTCATGCACCGCTATTTCAAGAGCGCGTTGCTCGAGACGGCCGACGACATCCCCGAGGGTAACTACGACGACGAGAACATGAAGTCGACGGTGGTGCCTTTCCGCAACGGTATCATGCTGGCCATTGCCTGCGGCATTGCCGAGAGCAACGGCCTCAAACGCGTGATGATAGCCAACCACGCCGGCGACCATGCCATCTACCCCGACTGCCGCCCCGGCTTCATTCAAGCTATGTCGCAGGCCATGCAGAACGGCACCTACGAGGGCATCAAGATATTTGCCCCCTACACCAGCATCAGCAAGGCCGACATTGCCCGCCACGGCAAGCGCCTGGGCATCGACTACAGCGAGACCTACTCGTGCTACAAGGGCCGGGAAAAGCATTGCGGCAAGTGCGGCACCTGCCGCGAGCGCCGCGAGGCCCTGCGCGAGGCTGGCATTGTCGACACCACCGAGTATGAGTGCGACGACCCGCAATCGTGAAGTCGCCACTTTTAAATAAAAAACGTTCAGAGAACAACTGCAATGTATTACGTAAAAAAGACTATTGAGATATCGGCCAGCCACCAGCTCAGGCTCGACTATGAGAGCAAGTGCGAGAACCTGCATGGCCACAACTGGATTATCACGGTGTATTGCCGTGCCCGCGACTTGGACCGCAACGGCATGGTTTATGACTTCTCCAAGCTGAAGAAGGCCGTCACCGACCGTCTCGACCACCGTAACCTGAACGAGGTGCTCCCGTTCAACCCCACGGCCGAGAATATTGCCCACTGGATAGTGCAATCCATACCCGAGTGCTACCGTGCCGATGTGCAGGAGTCGCGCAACAACCTGGCCACCTATGTCAAAGATGACGATGATGCTGAAGGTGAATGAAATATTCTACTCGTTGCAAGGCGAGGGCTACAACACAGGCACTGCAAGCGTGTTTGTGCGCCTGAGCGGCTGCAACCTGCACTGCGCGTTTTGCGACACCCGCCACGAGCAGGGCACAATGATGAGCGTGGCCGACATTGTGGAGGAGGTGGCCCGCTACCCCCAGGCGCCACTGGTTGTGCTCACCGGCGGCGAGCCTTCGCTCTTCATCGACGACGACCTGGTAGCGGCCCTCAAGCAGGGCACTGGCAAGCGCATCGCCATCGAGACCAACGGCACCCATGCCCTTCCTGCCGGCATCGACTGGGTCACGCTCTCGCCCAAGCAGGGCTTTGAGGGCGGCGACGCCCATCCGGTGGTGCTCGACCGTTGCGACGAGCTCAAGGTGGTGTATCTGGGCCAGGACTTGAGCCAGTATCAAGGCATTGCAGCCACCCACCGCTACCTGCAGCCGTGCTACGTGCCCGATGAGAGGCAGTGCCAGCGCAACATGCAAGCCTGTGTCGAGGCTGTGCTGGCCCACCCCGAGTGGCGGCTCTCGCTACAGGTGCACCGCGTGCTTCACATCAGGTAGCGGCTATGTGCAGGTTGCCTGCACAATCATGTGATACAGAAAAACAACATTTAATTATTGACAGTGTTGAATATAAAGTGATTTTTTTTGCTTATTTTTGCTCGTTGATTAAAAATCATCACTTCTACACAATTAACTAAAATAAACTTCTATGAATAATGTGAAGAAAACAATTGCAATTGCCTGCATGATTTTGCCGGCAATTGCAGCAGTGGCCCAGGTCCACGGCATCAACAAGGCCGATATGGATCCCAGCGTGGCCCCAGGCCAGGACTTCTTTGAGTACGCCGGCGGTGGCTGGATGAAAGCCAACCCTCTCAAGCCCGAGTATTCGAGCTACGGCGTGTTCAACGACCTGGCCGAGAACAACCGCAAGCAGTTGCGCAGCCTCATCGAGGACCTGCAGAAGACGCAACAGCAACCTGGCTCCAACGGCCAGAAGGTGATCGACCTCTACGATATGGCCATGGACAGCGTTCGCCTCAACAAGGAGGGCGCCGCTCCCTTGCAGCACGACCTTGCCATCGTCAAGGCCCTCAAGCGCAACGACCTCACCCGCGAAATCGCCCGTCAGCACCTGTGCATGGGCAATCCCTTCTTCGGCATCGGTGTGCAGGGCGACTTGATGAACAGCGACATGAACGTGCTCTATATGGATGCCGGCGGCATGAGCATGCCCGACCGCGACTACTACCTCAACACCGACGCCAAGAGCAAGAAGATACAGCAGCTCTTCCGCGACTATATCGTCAAGCTGTTCACCCTGGCCGGCTACAGCAAGGCCGATGCCCAGGCAGCCTCCAAGACGGTCTACAACATGGAGTATCAGTTTGCCAAGGCCATGATGTCGCGCGCCGAGGCGCGTGACTACACCAAGCAGTACAACATCTACACCGTCGAGCAGCTCCAAAAGGAGTATCCGGCAGTGAACTGGACCGAGTATTTCACGCTCATGGGCATCCCCGCCACCAAACAGGTGATTCTGGCCCAGCCCAAGGTGATGGCCGTGGCACAAAACTTCATGAAGACCCTCACCGATAAGCAGCTGCGCTATTACTTGGCCTACAACATTATAAGCGGCGCAAGCAGCGAGCTGAGCGATGCCTTCCGCGATGCCAACTTCGATTTCTACGGCCGCACCTTGAGTGGGCAGAAGGAGCAGAAACCTCGCTGGAAGCGTGCCCTGGGCTACCCCAACGGCATGTTGGGCGAAGTGCTGGGCCAGCTCTATGTGGCCAAGTATTTCCCCTCGGAGTCTAAGACCAAGATGCTCAAGCTCATCGAGAACCTGCGCAAGTCGCTGGCTACGCACATTGCCAACCTCACCTGGATGAGCGATTCTACCAAAATCAACGCCCTGGTCAAGCTCAACTCCTACATGGTGAAGGTGGGCTACCCCGACAAGTGGCGCGACTACAGCAAGCTCAGCATCGACCCCAAGCTCTCGCTCTATGAAAATGTGAAAAACGTTACGGCCTTCAACACCCGTTACAATCTCGACAAGATGGACAAGCCCGTCGACAAGACCGAGTGGGGCATGACCCCCCAGACGGTGAATGCCTACTACAACCCGCTGAACAACGAGATCGTGTTCCCGGCTGCCATCCTGCAACCTCCCTTCTTCGATCCCAAGGCCGACGATGCCACCAACTATGGCGCCATTGGCGTTGTGATAGGTCACGAAATGACCCACGGCTTCGACGACCAAGGCCGCATGTTTGACGCCAATGGCAACATGAAGGGCTGGTGGACCGAGCAGGACTCCAAGCGCTTCAACGCTCTGGCCGAAAAGCTTGCTGCACAATTCGACAAGATTGTGGTTGTCAACGGCGAGCATGCCAACGGCCACCTCACCCTGGGCGAGAACATTGCCGACCAAGGCGGCCTGCGTGTGTCCTACGACGCCTTCAAAAACACTCAGGAGTATCAGCAGGGCAAGCCCGTCGACGGCTTCACGCCCACACAGCGCTTCTACCTGAGCTATGGCCGCATCTGGGCCGAGAACATGACCGACGAGGCCATGTATCAGCAGACCAAGAGCGACCCCCACTCGATAGGCCGCAACCGCGTGAACGCCACCCTGCGCAACATCGACACGTTCTACAACGCATTCAACATCAAGAGCGGCGACAAGATGTGGCTCGACCCCGCCGACCGCGTGGTGATATGGTAACATGCACTTTCTACAATTGTAAATGAAGAAATCTTTTTACATGCTACTGCTCATCGCTGGCCTCGTCATGGCTGCGATGAGCAGTTGTAACAAGTATGCCGACTACAAGGCCCGCAAGCAACACATGCAAGACAGCATCGACTCGGTCGACTCCCTGCGTGTTGCCGACTCTATCTATCGCGTGCAGACGGCCGGCATGTTGCGCGCCGACAGCGTGATGCAGCACCGCAGCGACTCGTTGCACTATGCCTGGGCCCATGCAGCCCAGCTCAAGCGCAAGGCTCAAGCCGAGGCCCGTGCCTTTGTCGCCCAGGTGATGCGCGCCTATATCAACGCTCTCAACACCGGCGGCAACCCCAGCACAGCACTGGGCAACAATGCCTCCAATGCCGTGGCACAGCAACTGGCCCAAATCAACGGCAATCCCGCCGCTGCCCGCGAGAGCTTGGGCGACGGCGGCGCTGGTGCAGCCTTTGCCCTGGTGGGTGTTGAAAATGCCAACGACGACGGGTGGTATTCCTGCACCTGGAAAAAGGGCAGCCAGCGCATCACTCGCATGATGAAGGTGAACCCCAACGGCAAGGGGCACATCCGCATCGACGAGATGAAATAATACAGTATACTTTTCACAACACATGACACAGCTTTCGATAAAAAACATGGTGTGCCCCCGGTGTGTGACGGCAGTCACGGGCGTGCTTCAGTCGCTGGGCTATGACGTGACCCAGGTAAACATAGGCAACGCCACGGTGACCGACGACCTCACCGCCCAGCAGCTCGACACGCTCGACGCCCACTTGCGCAAGATAGGCTTCGAGTTGCTTCGCGACGAGGACGATGCCCTTGTGGAGCGCATCAAGACGGCCGTCATCTTTCTCTCGCGGCGCGACGACGGCGAGCCTGTGAAGCTCTCCGATGAGTTGTCGGCCGCGTTGAAAACCGACTACAAGCAGCTGAGTGCTCTCTTCAGCGCTCACGAGCATCGCACGATCGAGAAGTTCTTTATTGTCCACAAGGTGGAGCACGTGAAGGAACTGCTCGACTATGGCCAGCTCACAGTGAGCGAGATCGCCTATCGCACGGGCTACTCGAGTGTGGCCCACTTGTCGAGGCAGTTCAAGCAGGTAACCGGACTCACCCCCTCGCAGTACCGTGCCGCCAGGCCCCAGCGCGGGCCCATCACCAGCCTGTAGACTTGGCAGCACAGGCTTTGCTGCCTGACTGTCTCCTGCCCGGCTCTTTTTATTATCATAATTATCAAAAAAATGAACCATCTGCCCAAAACTTTTCTCCTCCTCGTGTGCCTGATGATGAGTGCTGTTGCAGGCCAGGCCGCGACTACTGGCCAAGGCCAGTATGTGGGCGTGCGCAACGGCCAGTTCTATGTAGAGGGCAAGCCCTATCGCTATGTGGGCACCAACCTCTGGTATGCCGCCATTCTTGCCAGCGATGGCGAGGGAGGCAACCGGCAGCGCCTCGGCCAGGAACTCGACTGCTTGCAGCAGCTGGGCATCGACAACCTGCGCATCCTGGTGGGTGCCGATGGCCGCCTGGGCGTGCCTTCCCATGTGAGACCCGTGTTGCAAACCGCACCGGGCGTCTACAACGACACGCTTCTCGCCGGGCTCGACCGCTTGCTTGTCGAGCTCGAGCGCCGCGGCATGAAGGCTGTGCTCTACCTCAACAATGCCTGGGAGTGGAGCGGCGGCTACGGCACCTATCTCGAGTGGGCCGGCATGGGCAACGCCCCTGTGCCCGGCATCGACGGGTATAATGCCTACCAGGACTATGTGAGCCACTTTGTGCAAAACGACAAGGCCAAGCACATGAGCATCGAGCATGTGAAGCACATTGTGTCACGCGTCAATTCAATCACTGGCAAGCCCTACACCGAGAGCCCCGCCATCATGTCGTGGCAGCTGTGCAACGAGCCGCGTCCTTTCGGCAAGGCCAACAAGGAGCAGTTTGCCCAGTGGCTCCAATCCACAGCCCGGCTCATCAAGTCGATCGATCACAACCACCTGGTGTCGACTGGCAGCGAGGGCAAGTATGGCTGCGAGACCGACATGGGACTCTTCAAGCGGCTCAATGCCATGCCCGAGATCGACTATGTCACCATCCATATTTGGCCCTACAACTGGGGCTGGATCGACAAGAGCTCGATCATTTCACGCGTCGACACGGCTTGCGTGCGCACACGCGACTACATTGCCGAGCATCATGCAATAGCCTGCGACCTGGGCAAGCCGCTTGTGCTTGAAGAGTTTGGCTATCCGCGCGACGGCTTCGGCTTTGCCCCGGCATCTCCCACCCAGGGCCGCGACAAGTACTACGACTATGTGCTCTCGTTGATTGAGCGTACAGGCATGGCGGCAGGCTGCAACTTCTGGGGCTGGGGCGGCAACGCCCGGCCCGTGCACGAGTCGTGGCAGCCGGGCGACCCCTACACGGGCGACCCGGCGCAAGAGCCGCAGGGATTGAACTCGGTGTTCGACGTCGACGCCGGCACCCTTGCCGTGATAGCCCGCTGGGCCAAGGCGATGCAGGCGCCCGCGCCTGCCTTGAATACTCAACATTGCACGCGGTAGAACCGGCGAGCACCTGCCGCATATAAATCCAAGAGGGGGTTGTGCCTAATCGGGCACAACCCCCTCTTGTAATTCGGGTAAAAAGCTCGGTGGTGATGTGCTACTTCACGACCTTGGTGGTGGTTTGGGTGCCGTCGGTGTAACGCGTGACCACAATGTTCACACCCTTGACTGGGGTTGCCACTTGCTGCCCGGCCACGTTGTAGTAGGCAATGCTGCTCACGGTCTTGCTGACCGCGGGCGTGTCGACGCCCGAGCTGACGGTGTAGACGACGGCGTTGGACTCGGCACTCTCCTCACCGCCGGTTTCGGCAGTCACCACATAGCGCCCGGCCATGGGACTGGCCACGGTGTAGCTGGGTTGGTCCAGCCCCGAGGCTATCTTCTCGCCGTTGCAGTACACGTTGTAGGTGATGGCTGTGGCTGCCTTGCGGGGTGCTGCCGAGCGGCTGCCTTGCACGGCAGTGTCGGGGGTGGCGAGCACGGCGCTTATGCGCCAGCCGTAGTTGAGCTTGAACTTGGTCTTGAGCGAGTACCAGTATCCGGCCGAGGCCGACGCCGATATCAGGTCGCTGTAGCCGGGCACTGCCGGCGTGCCTGCATCGCAGGTGCTGGGCTTCACGCCAGTGGCATACTCGAGATAGTAGCCCACGCTCATGTCCTGGCTGTTGTCGACAGCCACGGGGTTGTTGAGGCGCACCACGTTCCATCCCTTCACCAGGCTCTCGGCATCGAGCTCTTGCCTGTAGATGATGTTGTCGCCTGCCATGACAAACACGGCTGGGTTCTCGACGGCCAGTGAATCGAGCTTAAACTTGATGTGGGTGATCTTGAGACCGGCATAGTGTGCAAGCGTGTCGGCTGCCATCTTGATGGCGCAATAGCTCTTGAGCTTGCTGCCGCTGCTTGTCATGCCCACGGCGATGTCGGTGTTAGACTTCTGGTAGTTGAACTCGGCAGCCTTGCCGGCAGCCTCCCAGTTGAGTTGCAACTGCCCGGTTGCGGTGGCGTTGCCTTGCAGGTGATAGGGTGCTTGAAGCTTCTGGGCAATGGTGTTGACCACGGTCACGGTCTTGCTCTGGGGCGACTCCCAGCCGTTTTGGTATACGGCTGTGACGTGATAGTTGAATGTGCCGCACTTCTCGAGTGTTTCGCCCCAAGTGGTGCCTTCTTGCTCGGCTATCACGGTGTTGTTGCGATACACGCGATAGCTCTTCACCACTGGTGCGGCAGCGCGGCGGCGTGCCGGTGCTTGGGTGCCGGGTTTCACGGCCTCGATGCCCAGGCCCTGTCGCAGCTGGGCTGCATCGAGTGTCGTGGCCTTGATGCCGTCGACGGGCGTGCCCAGTGTGATCGCTTGCTGGCCGGCGTTGTCCTTGCTGCTTGCCGGCAGGGCAGTGGCTCCTATCACGATGTTGAAGTCCTTGTAGTCGCTGGCAATGGTGCCCAGCTTCATCCACGAGGCTCCGCCGGTCACACTCACCATGGCGCCGCCATCGGCAGCCGGGCCTTTGTCGATCACGATGGCCTTGTTGCCGGCTGGCAATGTCGTGTTGTAGACGATGTAGAGATCCTTGCCCTCGGGTATGGCGATGGGCTTGTCGAGCTTGAGCGTGTAGATGGCTTGCGGCGTGAGGGCGGTGCCGTCGAGCTTCTCGCTGTAGAGCACCTGGTTGTCGCCGGTGCGCACCTCAAGACGCAGCGTGTCGAGTGCCTGGCCTATGATGAACTTGAGGCTGCGCAGCTCGTAGCCCTTGAGGCTCTTGAGCTCGCTGGCGCTGAACTTGCTGCCGTAGAGCAGTGTCATCGCCTCGTCAAACCCCATCATGTAGCTGGGTGTGCCGTAGTGCTGCAGGTTGACAGCGCTGTTGCTCCACTCCAGGCTCACGGCCTTGGTGGCGGGGTCGAAGTCGGAACCCACGATGAGCGGTGCCTCGTAGGCTGCCGGCAGCGTGTAGTTGAGGGTCACGGTCATGAGGGGCGATTGCTTGCCGCTGGCATAGTTGGTTTTCAATGTGTAGTTGTAGGTGCCGGGCTCGGGCACGCTGTCGGCCCACTCGGTCACGTTCTTGCCAGTGAACAGCGGCGTGCCGTTGCGATACAGGTCGTAGCTGGCAGCTTGCTCGCTTGCTGTGGCCTCGCCCACAGGCGACACTTGGGCACGCAGCATGAAGTTGCCGGCAATGTTGCCGCTCGACAGGGTCTTCCACGTGGGCTTGGTGGCGTTGAAACTCGACGACCGCGGTGCCGATATCGAGAAGCTGTTGCCCTTGCCGTCGATGGCCGGCTGGTTGTCGACGCCCACGGGATGGGTCGACTTGGTGTGGGTGTAGTACACGCCATAGGCATAGTCGTTGCCAGGGGTCATTACATAGGGGGTGGTGAGCTGCCACTGGTTCCATGCGCCGGCCGTGGTCTTCTGCACCACCGAGTCGGGCACGTCCTGGCTGTAGTCGATGGTGCCGTTCTTTATCACATAGAGCTTCACGCTCGAGAGCGTGGCCTCGGCCACATAGGCGGCGATGCTGTTGATCTGGTAGTTTTGGAAGGCCAGCAGGTCGCTCGAGGAGAATTCTTGTTTTACCCACACCTTGGGCGACGTGGTCGACGTGCCGCCTATGTGGTTGCCCATCTGGCTGCCGCTCCAGGTGAGCGTTTCGCCGCCGGCGAGTGGCTTCTGCCAGGCGAGGGTGCCGTTGAGCTCCTGGGCACTGCCCTTGAAGCTGGCCGCCGGGGCCAGCAGCTTGCTGGCACTGATGGCCGTGGCCTCTACCGCGGCCGACTTGAGCTCGCCCTGCTGGGCATACACAGCCCCAACCATATAGCGGTGGGTGCCGTCGGGCTCGTTGTCGAGCACGGTGTCGGTGCGGGTGAGCAGGGAGCTGTTCACCTTGCTGCCGTCGCGATACACGTTGTAGCCCTCGGGGGTGGCGGTGGCGTTGTTCCTCACGATAGCCGTGATCATGAAGTCGCCCACGCCGCCTGTGTGCCAGGTCTTGCCGTCATAGCTGTACACGTCGCCCTTGCCTGTGGTGGGGTAGCGGTCGGTGTTGGCCACAAAGTCCTGATTGGTGCCGTGCTGGTATTTCACCACAAACATCACGTCCTTGTCGCCGGCTATGGTGTAGGGCTTGGACAGAGCTGTCGTTTTCCACGTGTTCTTGGTAAACTTGCTCACGTCGACAGGCGTCTCGCTCACGAGTTT
This window contains:
- the queF gene encoding preQ(1) synthase yields the protein MSRNEKELQGVTLLGNQGTKYQFDYRPDVLETFVNKHPDNEYLVTFDCPEFTSLCPKTGQPDFGRIVINYIPRERMVESKSLKLYLFSFRNHGDFHEDCVNIIMKDLIKLMDPKYIEVRGIFNPRGGISIYPFANYGDDQHQDLVKARLLASFDPVKR
- the queC gene encoding 7-cyano-7-deazaguanine synthase QueC; translated protein: MAKDAVIITSGGMDSTTLLYEYKDEIALAITFDYGSTQNGRERVCAVTHCQRLGIKHIIIPLEFMHRYFKSALLETADDIPEGNYDDENMKSTVVPFRNGIMLAIACGIAESNGLKRVMIANHAGDHAIYPDCRPGFIQAMSQAMQNGTYEGIKIFAPYTSISKADIARHGKRLGIDYSETYSCYKGREKHCGKCGTCRERREALREAGIVDTTEYECDDPQS
- the queD gene encoding 6-carboxytetrahydropterin synthase QueD → MYYVKKTIEISASHQLRLDYESKCENLHGHNWIITVYCRARDLDRNGMVYDFSKLKKAVTDRLDHRNLNEVLPFNPTAENIAHWIVQSIPECYRADVQESRNNLATYVKDDDDAEGE
- a CDS encoding 7-carboxy-7-deazaguanine synthase QueE; the encoded protein is MLKVNEIFYSLQGEGYNTGTASVFVRLSGCNLHCAFCDTRHEQGTMMSVADIVEEVARYPQAPLVVLTGGEPSLFIDDDLVAALKQGTGKRIAIETNGTHALPAGIDWVTLSPKQGFEGGDAHPVVLDRCDELKVVYLGQDLSQYQGIAATHRYLQPCYVPDERQCQRNMQACVEAVLAHPEWRLSLQVHRVLHIR
- a CDS encoding M13 family metallopeptidase; translation: MNNVKKTIAIACMILPAIAAVAQVHGINKADMDPSVAPGQDFFEYAGGGWMKANPLKPEYSSYGVFNDLAENNRKQLRSLIEDLQKTQQQPGSNGQKVIDLYDMAMDSVRLNKEGAAPLQHDLAIVKALKRNDLTREIARQHLCMGNPFFGIGVQGDLMNSDMNVLYMDAGGMSMPDRDYYLNTDAKSKKIQQLFRDYIVKLFTLAGYSKADAQAASKTVYNMEYQFAKAMMSRAEARDYTKQYNIYTVEQLQKEYPAVNWTEYFTLMGIPATKQVILAQPKVMAVAQNFMKTLTDKQLRYYLAYNIISGASSELSDAFRDANFDFYGRTLSGQKEQKPRWKRALGYPNGMLGEVLGQLYVAKYFPSESKTKMLKLIENLRKSLATHIANLTWMSDSTKINALVKLNSYMVKVGYPDKWRDYSKLSIDPKLSLYENVKNVTAFNTRYNLDKMDKPVDKTEWGMTPQTVNAYYNPLNNEIVFPAAILQPPFFDPKADDATNYGAIGVVIGHEMTHGFDDQGRMFDANGNMKGWWTEQDSKRFNALAEKLAAQFDKIVVVNGEHANGHLTLGENIADQGGLRVSYDAFKNTQEYQQGKPVDGFTPTQRFYLSYGRIWAENMTDEAMYQQTKSDPHSIGRNRVNATLRNIDTFYNAFNIKSGDKMWLDPADRVVIW
- a CDS encoding AraC family transcriptional regulator, producing MTQLSIKNMVCPRCVTAVTGVLQSLGYDVTQVNIGNATVTDDLTAQQLDTLDAHLRKIGFELLRDEDDALVERIKTAVIFLSRRDDGEPVKLSDELSAALKTDYKQLSALFSAHEHRTIEKFFIVHKVEHVKELLDYGQLTVSEIAYRTGYSSVAHLSRQFKQVTGLTPSQYRAARPQRGPITSL
- a CDS encoding glycoside hydrolase 5 family protein; its protein translation is MNHLPKTFLLLVCLMMSAVAGQAATTGQGQYVGVRNGQFYVEGKPYRYVGTNLWYAAILASDGEGGNRQRLGQELDCLQQLGIDNLRILVGADGRLGVPSHVRPVLQTAPGVYNDTLLAGLDRLLVELERRGMKAVLYLNNAWEWSGGYGTYLEWAGMGNAPVPGIDGYNAYQDYVSHFVQNDKAKHMSIEHVKHIVSRVNSITGKPYTESPAIMSWQLCNEPRPFGKANKEQFAQWLQSTARLIKSIDHNHLVSTGSEGKYGCETDMGLFKRLNAMPEIDYVTIHIWPYNWGWIDKSSIISRVDTACVRTRDYIAEHHAIACDLGKPLVLEEFGYPRDGFGFAPASPTQGRDKYYDYVLSLIERTGMAAGCNFWGWGGNARPVHESWQPGDPYTGDPAQEPQGLNSVFDVDAGTLAVIARWAKAMQAPAPALNTQHCTR